A segment of the Salminus brasiliensis chromosome 1, fSalBra1.hap2, whole genome shotgun sequence genome:
AGTAGAACTGTCCCACTTTGAgaagcacaaacaaacaaacaaacaagtaaataaacacacatcaaCACCCCCACCTCTCCAACAGGCCTGGTTCTACAGCGGTACTCTCACTGCTGTGGGTGTAAAGGTGAAAAGTGGGGACGTCCACCTGTGAGGTCAGACGGGACCAGGTACTTCTTCTTGTCCAGATCTCCTATCCGGGCTTTGGGGGCTTTCTCCACAATTACCTGGAAAAGAGAAGGACGCTAAGAGATTAGACAGGGGGTTCCTAATAAAGCTACCGCAACAGTATATATTTAAACTGCAGgtgctatctagaaccatttaaacTTCCAACTGGTTCTGTCAGTTGACATGGTTCTATAAAGCACCACtgtctttagtaaagaacccttggagaactcactttttaagagtgtaatagTACAGCATTCCTACTAAAGCTCCCATAAGTATATATGCTTATGCTGCTTATGCTATCTAGaacatgacaactcaaagaaccatttaagcatccagcTGGTTCTATGTGTTTAGTGAAGAACTTAAAAAATGCCCTttcttttaagagtgtatatacACAGTAATAGTACAGGAATCCTAATAAAGCTCTTAGTAAGCGTATATACAAACATGCTGTTGgtgctatctagaaccatttaagcatccaactGGTTCTGTCAGTTGTTGTGGTTCTATGTGTTCAGTAAataacccttaaagaacctccTTTTTTTAAGAGGATATGTACTTAGTAAGCTCTCACTAAGTAAATTTACATACTGCTGgtgctatctagaaccatttaagcatccaactGCTTTTGacagttgtcatggttctataaagCACCACTGTctttaataaagaaccattgaagaacccaCTTTGTAAGAGTGTATATACTCAGTAATAGTACAACGTTCCTAGTAAAGCTCCCGTaagtatatatatgtactgctggtgttatctagaaccatttaagcaacCAACTGGTTCGGTCAGTTGTTATGGTTCTATGTGTTCCGTAAataacccttaaagaaccccctttttaagagtgtatatacTCAGTAAGTAAGCTCTcagtaaatacatatatatatacatattactggtgctatctagaaccatgaAACCTCAGAGaagcatttaagcatccaaatagTTATTTGAGTTCCCATGGTTTCCATATGTGTTcagtaaagaacccttaaagaaccccttttctTATAAAAGTGTATGTGCTCAGTAATAGTACAGTGTTCCTACCAAAGCTCCCCTAAGTATATGTACGTACTGCTGgtgttatctagaaccatttaAGCGTCCAACTGCTTTGGACagctgtcatggttctataaagCACCGCTGTCTTCAGTAAAGAACCCTCGAAGCCCTGGTGTTCATACACTGGGTTCCTCACGGGTTCCTCACGGGTTCTTCACTAATGGTAACGGTTCTAATTGCCTGATTAAAGAGTTCCCACCTTCAGACTGAGGAAATGCTCGTCGTGGAAGGTTCTAGTCTGTTCTGGTAATGGTTCTAGTTTGTTCTGGTAATGGTTCCAGTCTGTTCTGGTAATGGTTCTAGTTTGTTCTGGTAATGGTTCCAGTCTGTTCTGGTAATGGTTCTAGTCTGTTCTGGTAATGGTTCCAGTCTGTTCTGGTAATGGTTCTAGTCTGTTCTGGTAATGGTTCCAGTCTGTTCTGGTAATGGTTCTAGTTTGTTCTGGTAATGGTTCTAGTCTGTTCTGGTAATGGTTCTAGTTTGTTCTGGTAATGGTTCCAGTCTGTTCTGGTAATGGTTCTAGTCTGTTCTGGTAATGGTTCTAGTTTGTTCTGGTAATGGTTCCAGTCTGTTCTGGTAATGGTTCTAGTTTGTTCTGGTAATGGTTCCAGTCTGTTCTGGTAATGGTTCTAGTTTGTTCTGGTAATGGTTCCAGTCTGTTCTGGTAATGGTTCCAGTCTGTTCTGGTAATGGTTCTAGTCTGTTCTGGTAATGGTTCCAGTCTGTTCTGGTAATGGTTCTAGTCTGTTCTGGTAATGGTTCCAGTCTGTTCTGGTAATGGTTCTAGTTTGTTCTGGTAATGGTTCCAGTCTGTTCTGGTAATGGTTCCAGTCTGTTCTGGTAATGGTTCTAGTCTGTTCTGGTAATGGTTCTAGTCTGTTCTGGTAATGGTTCTAGTTTGTGTAAATACACAGAGGAAGAACTGGATCGATTATTAATCGATATTTAGGCAGAATCGGTTGCAGCGAAGCTTGTGTGGAACTctccgctccaccttaaacgCTGCAGCAGTTCCAGTAGGACCGCCAGGGGCGCCCGAGCCTCTAACAGCTGcggcatttaaggtggaccggacaaTTCCACACAAGCTAACACGCTAATAGGCACAGGCGCTAGAAGTCAGCTCTTATACCGTAACACGATCAATTATATCGATGACAATCGATTAATATATTCGATACGGGTCTATTTAAACACCTAATCCGAACATGATCCACTTCCGCCGCGGTTCGGTGGTGGATTTCGCCTCGTCACGGAGCGCTAGCCGCAGCTAGCCGTGCTATTGTTTAGAACAGCTGGTTAGCACTAGCTAGCACTCACAGGCACTCTATCCGGGTACTTCTTCCTGATCTTCTCCCCCTCAGACCGTCTCTTCTCAAAAGGGTGCTCTTCTTTATACATAAACTTCATGGCTGGAGGTCTGGAGGAGGTCTGGAGGAGGTCTGGAGGAGGTGGTAAATCCCTGGACTCAAGCCGTCGCTGATATTCGCTGCTCAGGAAAAACACTCGGACTCGGTATTTACAAACTGGCCGCGGGGGCGCTCCAATACGGCGCTCTCGCTCCCTAACTAGGGCGCTCCAATACGGCGCTCTCGCTCCCTAACTAGGGCGCTCCAATACGGCGCTCTCGCTCTAACTAGGGCGCTCGGCTAGGGCACGGGATCGTGCTGGTTGGGAGATTGTAAACATGTACTTTTCACattgtaaatatgtttttaaagatGTCCTATTAAAATGTGATAGAGTCATTCTatatatttttgcaatttttcactttttttaagAATCTACACCTTCACATACATgcttatatttttaaaaatcccaAATCACACATAAAATCCTTATTAATTTATAGTAATGACAGGATTCTTtgagttttcaccttcagattGAGGAAATGCTTGTCGTGAATGGTTCTAGTTTGTGTAAAAATAGAGAGGAAGTGAATTTAAACAATAATTAATCAATTTTTTGGCAAAattcacaaaaacaaatgcttgcaacgtctctctctctctcactctctctttatatatatatatattagccttataattatattatataattcttTTTTAACTAATTGATAATTTTACACTTTACAAGAAGActtaaaatatgcaaaaatcaaCATTTTAAACGAGCTCCGTTCTGAAGGCTCCGTTTTCCACCGTTTTCGTGGTGCTTCTCCTTTTTACCCTTCATGCTGTAAGTGTGCAGAGGATCATGGGTAATCAACAGATAAACAACGTACAATAATGACGTCAAAACCTGCCGTTTAATTCCTGACTGCTTTAAAAGCtcaaatgatgtcacttccttgCTGTGATGTGATTTAAGTTCAGAACATTATTTCTACACAAAACAAATacgtgtgacggggtggtaggtCAAACTGAGCGTGCACACAAACCGTTCAAATCCAAATCCAGGGGATCTGGAAGTAGTTATCTACtgataaaaatgatttatgtttatttacatgTGACTAAAGTGAGTCCCAGTAAGGGCCAGGTGTGATGTTCTAGCACACACAGTCCTGTTATGCCCTACTAAGATCCCTCAGTTCCAGTTTCTCTGTAGTTATTACCTACCCAGGGAACTACAGACACTGAATTAGGACACAACATTTTCAGCACATTCAGGCCACGTTCCACCCTAGAAATGGCCGCGTTCCTCGTGGGTTCACTAAACAGGGAACACAGGCACGGTTTGAGACACAGCCAAGGCGGAAAGATCGCCACTGACGGGGGAGGGGCTTAGGCAGTGACGCAGAGACGCCCGTCAGCTGTTGTGAGGGTGGTCGATCacctctgtgtgtgagtgtcgaTCCACGAGGATCCATAAAGTTTCCATTTTAAATGGAATAATTActaacactacatgtccaaatgtttgaggacacctcttctaatgaatacattcagctactttaatctgcacccattcctgacaatgactgccaatagaataggaccctctggagcagatcaacatcatgaccctattgactccatgctgcctaataatgccaggcgtgggctagaggggtataaagccccccagcattgaggagctgtggagcagtggaggagctgtgttctctggagtgatggtggaggagctccatgcagtacttctgggatgggatgagtttgggatgatgaggtggggtggtgatcaatcatccaacatcctgacctcactaatgcctgaatgcaatcaaatcctcacggcaatgctgctccaacatctagtagaaagtcttcttctctggacagcagaggcagttactccaacagaagcaggatcagctccttaatacccttgatttcagaagaagcagtgaatgcaggtgtcccaatacttttgtctatatagcgTAGCTCTGTGGAGATCCACTAGCTAGCAGACCTGTAACTAGTCATTACTTCTAATTGATTAATCTATCAGCTAGcatgccccctacgcttcctgtagtgtattacagtctgtcagaa
Coding sequences within it:
- the LOC140563120 gene encoding gamma-aminobutyric acid receptor-associated protein, coding for MKFMYKEEHPFEKRRSEGEKIRKKYPDRVPVIVEKAPKARIGDLDKKKYLVPSDLTVGQFYFLIRKRIHLRAEDALFFFVNNVIPPTSATMGLLYQEHHEEDFFLYIAYSDESVYGGRETPV